Proteins from one Gossypium raimondii isolate GPD5lz chromosome 8, ASM2569854v1, whole genome shotgun sequence genomic window:
- the LOC105792251 gene encoding BTB/POZ and MATH domain-containing protein 2, whose protein sequence is MGRVLRETPNPPLSSSTEGATTSSTSVMKTLNGSHHFKITGYSQSKGTGVGKYIASDMFMVGGYLWAVYFYPDGKSPEDNAAYVSLFIALASEGTDVRALFELTLLDQSGKERHKVHSHFGRTLESGPYTLKYRGSMWGYKRFFRRTLLEQSDYLKNDCLSVHCSVGVVKSHTEGPKFYSIAVPPSRIGHHFGQLLKTGKGTDVSFEVDGEVFYAHKLVLAARSPVFRAQLFGPMKEQNTKQIKVEDIEAPVFKALLHFMYWDSLPDMQELTGLDSKWVTTLMSQHLLAAADRYGLERLRLLCESNLCEDVAINTVATTLALAEQHHCFQLKAVCLKFVAVPENLRAVMQTDGFVYLKESCPSVMTELLEYVARVIEHSVYVCKHGIEPVFDGSDANGRRVKQRL, encoded by the exons ATGGGAAGGGTTCTACGTGAAACACCGAATCCACCATTGTCGTCGTCGACGGAAGGCGCCACCACGTCGTCGACGTCGGTGATGAAGACGTTGAACGGGTCTCACCACTTCAAGATCACGGGGTACTCGCAATCGAAAGGTACGGGGGTCGGAAAATACATAGCTTCCGATATGTTCATGGTGGGTGGGTATTTGTGGGCGGTCTATTTTTACCCCGACGGTAAGAGCCCCGAAGATAATGCCGCGTACGTTTCGTTGTTCATTGCTTTAGCGAGCGAAGGGACGGACGTTAGGGCGCTTTTTGAGCTCACCCTTTTGGATCAGAGTGGGAAAGAGAGGCATAAGGTGCATAGCCATTTTGGAAGGACGCTTGAAAGCGGTCCTTATACTCTTAAGTATCGTGGCAGCATGTG GGGATATAAACGGTTTTTTAGAAGAACTCTTCTCGAGCAGTCAGACTACCTCAAAAACGATTGCCTCTCTGTTCATTGTAGTGTCGGAGTTGTTAAGTCGCATACAGAAGGTCCTAAGTTCTACTCCATAGCTGTTCCGCCTTCAAGAATCGGTCATCATTTTGGACAATTACTAAAAACTGGAAAGGGAACTGATGTTAGCTTTGAAGTTGATGGGGAAGTCTTTTATGCCCACAAGTTGGTACTTGCTGCACGTTCGCCTGTGTTTAGGGCACAACTTTTTGGTCCTATGAAGGAACAGAATACAAAGCAGATAAAAGTTGAAGATATTGAAGCTCCGGTTTTTAAG GCCCTACTTCACTTTATGTACTGGGATTCTCTACCTGACATGCAAGAGCTCACTGGTCTCGACTCAAAGTGGGTGACTACATTGATGTCTCAGCATCTGCTTGCTGCCGCAGATAGGTATGGACTAGAAAGGTTGCGATTGCTCTGTGAGTCCAATCTTTGTGAGGATGTTGCCATTAACACTGTGGCAACTACATTAGCCTTGGCCGAACAGCACCATTGTTTCCAGTTGAAAGCTGTGTGTCTCAAGTTCGTTGCAGTGCCAGAAAATCTAAGAG CTGTAATGCAAACAGATGGTTTCGTGTACTTAAAGGAAAGTTGCCCATCTGTCATGACCGAGCTGTTGGAGTATGTGGCTAGAGTGATTGAGCACTCGGTGTATGTATGCAAACATGGGATTGAACCCGTCTTTGATGGAAGTGATGCAAATGGTAGGAGGGTGAAGCAACGGCTATAG
- the LOC105792252 gene encoding EID1-like F-box protein 3 produces the protein MSAAQRRRLNPLSQETESDDSGILNECVLLLVFESIKWDLQVLCLTASVNRKLRAIAKRLLWRKLCVYRAPRMVSALVNGSPNGRIGGGWDALAKLMFFCCGCESTRNFKLSRPSPGHFAGASRFSKTSGRSFLTKKCRADLLFVSDPCEHPVGDKEDDLGIYRGVFRGFLRSNTRACLIGRQVAFDDRVRCPYCGTRVWSMTAARLVPKSAARRLGSRDGRLEYFVCVNGHLHGTCWLVPLSSDEENCEEVEEEEDEDGGDFNGEAYKKHEKVTNGTGSRSSLMF, from the coding sequence ATGAGTGCCGCCCAGAGACGAAGACTTAATCCACTGAGTCAAGAAACCGAGTCGGATGACTCGGGGATACTCAACGAGTGTGTACTGTTACTCGTTTTCGAGTCAATAAAATGGGATTTGCAGGTCCTTTGTTTGACCGCTTCAGTCAACCGTAAGCTTCGAGCTATAGCGAAACGGTTATTATGGCGGAAGCTCTGTGTATATCGAGCGCCTCGCATGGTATCGGCATTGGTTAACGGCTCACCTAATGGGAGAATAGGTGGTGGATGGGATGCTCTCGCGAAGCTCATGTTTTTCTGTTGTGGTTGTGAGTCGACTCGCAATTTCAAACTGAGTCGGCCTTCTCCGGGTCATTTCGCGGGTGCGTCTCGGTTCTCGAAGACTTCGGGTCGGAGCTTCTTGACCAAAAAATGTCGGGCGGATCTGTTGTTCGTCAGTGACCCGTGTGAGCACCCAGTGGGGGATAAAGAAGACGATTTAGGGATTTACCGAGGGGTATTTCGGGGATTTCTCAGGTCCAACACACGAGCCTGCTTGATCGGACGGCAAGTAGCGTTCGACGACCGGGTTAGGTGTCCTTACTGCGGGACCCGAGTGTGGAGCATGACAGCGGCTCGGCTCGTTCCCAAGAGCGCCGCTCGGCGACTGGGGTCACGTGACGGGAGATTGGAGTATTTCGTTTGCGTGAACGGCCACTTGCATGGGACTTGTTGGCTAGTGCCACTGTCGTCGGATGAAGAAAACTGCGAGGAGGTGGAGGAAGAGGAGGATGAGGACGGCGGCGATTTCAATGGGGAAGCATATAAGAAGCATGAGAAGGTGACAAATGGCACGGGGAGCAGGAGCTCGTTAATGTTTTAA